Genomic DNA from Marnyiella aurantia:
TGCGCTCGTAACTCCTAATAAATGTTTGTTTATTGAAGCTTTAGCAACCTTATCAATTATCACATCACCGAAGACATCCACTGGTCGTCGTTCGGACAGGGTGGAAATGTCACCATAAGAACGGAAAACATCTTTTAGATATTCATCTCGGTTAACTTTAATGCCAGGAAGCTTCAGAGAATTTTCCATTAAATTGTCCCATGAAATTAATTCACTCATAATTGTTTTTGTTTTTAATTTAAACTTTTACAATGCCACCCCATGCTTTCCTTTTCCCGCACCAGCCGGGTGTCTATGACACGAGTTTGAAGATAAATTAGAAATGGTCGAGGCAGAAGTTCCACAGTATTTGCAACTATATTTCGCTTTCTCACTGCCTTCATAGAGTTTATGTTTACCCTTACCGGCACCGAGAGGATGGCGGTGACAGGAACTTGCAGTTAGACTTGAAATGCTGGACGCCTTAGTTCCGCAGTATTCACAATAAAAACTTGCCATTTAAAGATTATTTAGTATTAAAAAATAGAAACACATACCATAAATATAAACATGAAGCAGATCAAGCCTATCAACGCAAACCTAAACGGAAGTTGAATGAGTCGAAAGCTGGTTCCTACTACACGGTTGACATTACTAGAAAAGGTGGATAGAAAGCTTTCAACTCCACTACTTCTCTCGGAAATCCTTTGTGTAGTTCCTGCAAATTTGCTCTTAAAGTCGTACTTGTTCTCCTGCTTTTTTAAGTTGGCCACAACACCGTTCAATATTTTATCACTGCCCGAAAGCAGAATATTGCCCGCCAGAGGAATTCTTCTACATTGCGTTGTGACAAAGGGTGATACAAATGCGGCAATTGCCCCTTCGAAGACGAGACCTATCGGATTCTTTATGTCATCTCTTACAGTATTGCTCGCAGTCTTAAAATCCGAAATCATCAGTTGTGTGGTATCTAGAGCGAAATGGGTGATTGAAAGTAAATCATTCTTCAGACAAGAAAGCAATTTAATTATTCCATAAAGCAGTCCAATTAGAAAAAATCCCACTAAGCCCACGATGCCGTAGACGAAAAACCCTACAATTTCTAAACTCAGGACAAAAAAGCCAAAGATGTATATAGCCAGTGACAGCAGAATTGGTTTATACATAGAAGATAATGCATAATTTTGAATCAGCATAAGATCAGCAACTTTGCCCATAACTTCGCCATTTTTATATTTTGTAATATCAATTCCAAGATCGTTATTAATGTGGGCTAAAAGATTAACAGATTTTTGTGGTAAATTATACATAATGGGTCAAATTTTTTCAACAGGTTCGTCGCAAATCTACCTCCTCTCTCCGCCAAAGCGTGACCTTCAACTTCCGGGTACAGATTATTTCTCATCATTTGTGTTCGGTCCTAAATTAACACATCTTAACATTCTACTTACTGTACAATTCTGTACAATCTCTTGCTGTAAATTCCTATATTCGGGCTCCATTTAAAAGTATGAAGAGAGAAAGAGGCATTGTAACACAATTGCAGACAAGGGTAACTGAGCAGTTTGGGAAAAAAATCTGTACTGCTACAGACTGCGAGAATCTCGCACACGCTTTGAAAGAAAACCTTAATGAAGTTGTAAGCAGCCAGACGCTTCGCCGCTTTTTTGGGTTGATAAAAACTACATCCAGAACCAGTATTTTCACATTAGACATCCTGTCGAAATTTTGTGGATATAAAGATTATGAGAATTTCCGTCTTTTGTGTGGTAGCAGCGAACTGGAAATATTCTTTGGATCAGACGAAGACAGCGGAAAAGACTTCTGGCAGAAAAGCGAACATCTCTGCCGCCAAATAGCAGATTCACCGGAGCTGCTCATCACCACGCATTACCGTATGATGCCCTTCCCGATGGTGCGAAAGTATTTTATGGAAAACCATCCAATGCGCGATATGCTCGGAACAGTCTATTCGCAGTATTTCCTATCCTATTTAAAGTACAACAATAGTAATGAAGCCAAGATATTTGCCTATGGATTTCTTTATAAAAGCGCATTCCTGCAGGAAAACACGGAACTGCTACAGTTTTTGCACCAGATAGTTGCAGCCACAGAGCTTACGAAGGAAGTCCATGTTATACCTGCAGGTCTTAAATACGGTATTATGTTGCATTATGCAGATTTTACTGGAAATGAAAGCCTGTTCACTCAAACATTTGAAGAGATGAGATCCATTCGGAAGCAATATATTTCTGCTTCCCAGGCCTCTGTATGCAGCTTTGAATACTCAGTCCTGGAACTGCTCATCTTTACCGACAGAACAGAAGAAATGCTGTTTTTAGTTGACCACAATACGTTTCACCGCAGCAGCACGGATCAGAGTATTATTCCCGGCGAAAGAAAACGGACGCATGATGAGGTGTGGAAAATTCTGTGTGCCTGCGCCAATCAAAAAGCTGGTGATAGAAACAGATCTTTACAATATTTACGCACCGTAAATCTTGATAACCTGGGTTTTGGCTGGGAAAAATACTATTCCATTATTTTCTATCTCGTGGAACTGGAATTCTCCGAACCGAAAGACCGACGTAAAATTCTTATTAAGTTGAACCATTTGGTTGAAGAAACGCGTTTCAGTTTTTTTGAGCAACAACTTACTTTACATAAGGATGCTGTTTTGTCATGCTGAAACCGTGGTTCGGCGCAGCCAAAGCATCTCTGCTTTTAAACGACTTAACCTTGACAAGGTTGGTCAAGCGCTACGCGATTCCCCTCCTCCGGAGGGGTGTCCGCCACGGCGGACGGGGTGGTCTGCAAAGTGAAAACGCCGCTTTGTCATGCTGAAACCGTGGTTGGGAGTAGCCTAAGCATCCCTGCGGAGATTCCTTCGGAATGATAATGCCGCATTACTGCTTCACCGTTCCCTTCTGCTCATAACTTTTTCCATTCCACTTATACACCGGGAACTCAAAGCCGGGACCACCGATCAGCAGGTCGCGGTAGCCATTGGTTTTGGTATCGCGAATCTCGGCGATTCCCGGAAATCCTAAATTCTGCTCATAGGAACCGTTTTTGGGATTTTTAACAAGCAAAAGGCAACTGGTACCGGCCTGCCCGCTCCAATAACTGTTTCCCCACTGAAATATGATTTCCTCCGTACCGTCATCATTCAAATCGGTCACGATTACTTCAACGGCAAAAGGGGCTTCATCGTCCCCTTCAAAAGAGAACAGATTCTTATCGGATTTGGAAACAGCGAATTTGCTTGCGGCAGCCACCTTGTTCTTCCCGTCATTGGTAAGCTTTGAGGCTACGCCGTGGAACAGTTTCTGGGCTACAGGACTAAGGCCGACCTCCGAAACAGATGGCGCTTCAGAACTTTTGGAAGGTGCTGGCACAGGAGGTTTGGTGTTGGTGCCAGGTATTTTCTTTTCTTTTTTAAGTGCTTTTATCAAACTTCCGGCGAGTGCGGCAGCTGCATCCACGTGTTTTGACATTTGAGTTTTCGGCGGATTCTGTGCCAGTCCATAACTCATGACCAACAGCAGCGGTAAAAACAGTAATGGTTTCATCTTGTGTATTTTCAAGTAAAATTACAACAATAATATATCCACTCTACCATTAAACAAACCCTAAAACCCTGAGGGAAACAACTTTATGACTCCGCAGACGAAAAAAACCTTTGTAAGGAAGACAAGCACTCTGGATGGGTGCTGTACGGCATCTGTTAACACCTTTTACTTTGTATCCTATTGGGTACATGTCAAAAAAAGGAATCCGTTTCAGCAAAAACATTTGCCCGGATTCCTCTGTTTCTTATTTACTTTTGGGATTCAGAACTGCGAAATGGCTCCCCTGGCTTCTAAACATTAACCAACCTGTCTCTTCAGGCTTTGCATATCAATTACGAAACGGTAGCGAACATCACTTTTCAGCATACGTTCATAAGCTTCATTAATTTCCTGCATCTTAATCATTTCAATTTCCGGGAGGATGTTTTTCTCGCCGCAGAAATCCAGCATATCCTGAGTTTCCTTAATTCCGCCAATAACGGAACCTGCTACGGATTTCCGACCTAAAATTAGCGGAACAGTATGGAGCATGTCTTCCATTTTCCCCAAATAACCCACGAGTACTAAAGTTCCGCTGATGTTCAGCGTAGCGATATAAGGATTAATATCATGATCGTAAGGTACAGTATCGATAATCAGATCAAACTGTCCGGCGGCTTCCTTCATCTCATGTTCGTAAGTTGAAATGATTACAGCATCAGCGCCCAAATCCAACGCGTCCTGAATCTTATCCGGTGTCCTGGAAAAAAGTGTCACTTCTGCACCAAGGCCTTTAGCCAGCTTTATAGCCATGTGTCCAAGACCACCCAAACCAACAACCGCCACTCTGCTGCCTTCTTTTACATTCCAGTGCTTCAGTGGTGACCACGTAGTGACTCCGGCACAAAGCAATGGAGCTACGGCTTTCAGATCCAGGTTTTCAGGAATATGCAGACCGAAGGCTTCGTCTACTACTACAGTTTCGGCATAGCCGCCGTAGGTCCTTTGTCCGGTGATGAAAGGATCCTTACTGTTGTAGGTACCTGTAGATCCGTTCAGACAGTACTGTTCCAAGTCCTGACGGCAGCTGTCGCACTCGCGGCAGGAATCTACCAGACAACCGACTCCCGCAAGATCTCCGATCTTGAATTTTGTTACATCCGAACCGACGGAAACCACCTTACCAATGATCTCATGACCGGGCACAGCAGGATAAACTGTACCACCCCAGTCGTTTCGTGCAGTGTGAAGATCGCTGTGGCAAACTCCGCAGTATAAGATTTCAATTTCAATATCAGTAGGGGTAACTTCGCGGCGCAGGATGGTCATTTGCTCCAGATCTTTATCTTTGGCCTCGGTACCGTAGGCTTTTACTTCTTTAGTATTCATTATTGTTGATTGTTAATGTGATTTATCTTCAAAATTAACGAAAGGAAAAACAGACCTCTATTAAATATTTCTTAAAGTTTCCATAAAAAAATTCTGCATAACATACATTATCCTTTTTCGGTAAGGTATTTCCAGTAACGCTTAGGTACGTGCTGGGTATGCAGCTTCATATTTTTCCTTTCAGTGATGTTAGTTTTGGTAAAATAGCGCTGCCAGAGTTTTTGATATTTCTTTTCCCTTTCGCTGTACAGATTATCAGGATTTCGAAGCCGGTCCAGCTGCCCAGCATCTGGATAAAAGAAGGTCGTATCTTTAAGGTCGTACATAATGCCAAACTGCCGCTTCAGGTCATATATCATCCATTTCTGATCGGCATACCGGTCTTTGAAGAACCGGAAACCTACCGGCAATACATTGAAGTCGGGTTCCACCTTTGCAAAGAACATTCCGTCTTCCAGTTCCTCAAAACGGACAAAGGCATGCAGGCGGTGGATTTCACGACTCATGCTTTTACAGATTTTTGCAATCTCCATAATATCGCTGTCACCAAAATTCTGCAGAATGTCTGCACCCGGATTCTTCACAGACTGCCTTACTGCTGCAAGAATAAGATCGCCGGCGTCCTGTCTTTCCGACAGGTAAACCAGTAATAACTGTCTCACGCCGCTCCTTCCCAAACCGGTTTCCAGTTTCTGAATGACCCGATCAGCTTTCGAGTTATCCGTGCTTACGTGATGAACCTCATCAAAAAAAGCATGATGCTGATGATTTTCTTCTCCAATGATGCGCGCCACCCCATAACGGTATTCAAAAACTTCAAACACCGCAGTCATCAGC
This window encodes:
- a CDS encoding NAD(P)-dependent alcohol dehydrogenase, which gives rise to MNTKEVKAYGTEAKDKDLEQMTILRREVTPTDIEIEILYCGVCHSDLHTARNDWGGTVYPAVPGHEIIGKVVSVGSDVTKFKIGDLAGVGCLVDSCRECDSCRQDLEQYCLNGSTGTYNSKDPFITGQRTYGGYAETVVVDEAFGLHIPENLDLKAVAPLLCAGVTTWSPLKHWNVKEGSRVAVVGLGGLGHMAIKLAKGLGAEVTLFSRTPDKIQDALDLGADAVIISTYEHEMKEAAGQFDLIIDTVPYDHDINPYIATLNISGTLVLVGYLGKMEDMLHTVPLILGRKSVAGSVIGGIKETQDMLDFCGEKNILPEIEMIKMQEINEAYERMLKSDVRYRFVIDMQSLKRQVG
- a CDS encoding TIGR03915 family putative DNA repair protein, encoding MTTLVYDGSFEGLMTAVFEVFEYRYGVARIIGEENHQHHAFFDEVHHVSTDNSKADRVIQKLETGLGRSGVRQLLLVYLSERQDAGDLILAAVRQSVKNPGADILQNFGDSDIMEIAKICKSMSREIHRLHAFVRFEELEDGMFFAKVEPDFNVLPVGFRFFKDRYADQKWMIYDLKRQFGIMYDLKDTTFFYPDAGQLDRLRNPDNLYSEREKKYQKLWQRYFTKTNITERKNMKLHTQHVPKRYWKYLTEKG